Proteins from one Mixophyes fleayi isolate aMixFle1 chromosome 9, aMixFle1.hap1, whole genome shotgun sequence genomic window:
- the POLR2I gene encoding DNA-directed RNA polymerase II subunit RPB9, whose translation MFPDVFPEQRMDVEGSYEPGFVGIRFCQECNNMLYPKEDKENRILLYACRNCDYQQEADNSCIYVNKITHEVDELTQIIADVSQDPTLPRTEDHPCSKCGHKEAVFFQSHSARAEDAMRLYYVCTAPHCGHRWTE comes from the exons ATGTTTCCTGATGTGTTTCCGGAGCAAAGGATGGACGTAGAAGGTTCTTACGAGCCGGGGTTTGTAGGGATCCGGTTCTGCCAGGAATG cAACAACATGTTGTATCCTAAAGAAGACAAAGAGAATCGAATCCTCCTTTATGCG TGCCGGAATTGTGACTACCAGCAAGAGGCAGATAACAGCTGTATATATGTTAATAAGATTACGCATGAAGTAGA TGAGCTAACTCAGATTATTGCTGATGTGTCTCAAGACCCCACATTACCTCGTACTGAGGATCATCCCTGTTCCAA GTGCGGACATAAAGAAGCCGTGTTTTTCCAGTCTCACAGTGCGCGAGCTGAG GACGCCATGAGACTATATTATGTCTGTACTGCACCCCACTGCGGTCATCGCTGGACTGAGTGA
- the OVOL3 gene encoding putative transcription factor ovo-like protein 3, translating to MPRSFLVKRQRTVMGVTGWRHLVDAERGDLYIPDSIFWPYPHEQPPTTPIAAEGPFHCRACRKTFPLQRMLTRHLKCHSIQKRHRCPCCTKGFNDTFDLKRHMRTHTGIRPYKCPACDKCFTQRCSLESHLRKIHGVLQSYAYRQRRSKIYVCEDCGFTSPSSDTYTLHMLEVHPSNPMLSKHLRKRGAGVSRADMGVLLHPTPCYRPHLLPTR from the exons ATGCCCCGTTCGTTCTTGGTGAAGAGACAGCGGACTGTTATGGGGGTGACAGGATGGAGGCATCTTGTGGATGCTGAAAGAGGGGACTTGTATATTCCAG ATTCCATATTTTGGCCTTACCCACATGAGCAACCACCGACCACTCCAATAGCCGCTGAG GGACCATTCCACTGCCGTGCCTGTCGGAAGACCTTTCCTCTTCAGCGTATGCTAACCCgtcacctgaagtgtcacagcaTCCAGAAGAGACACCGCTGTCCCTGCTGCACTAAAGGCTTTAATGACACATTTGATCTGAAACGTCATATGAGAACGCACACTG GGATCAGACCATACAAGTGTCCAGCCTGTGACAAATGCTTCACTCAGCGTTGCTCTCTAGAGTCCCATTTGCGCAAGATCCACGGTGTCCTACAGAGTTATGCCTACCGCCAACGCCGCTCCAAGATCTACGTCTGTGAGGACTGCGGCTTTACTTCCCCGAGTTCAGACACCTACACACTGCACATGCTGGAGGTCCATCCCAGCAACCCAATGCTCTCCAAACATCTGCGGAAACGAGGAGCTGGAGTATCGAGAGCGGACATGGGTGTTCTGCTACATCCAACTCCATGCTACCGTCCACATCTTCTCCCAACAAGATGA